Within the Egibacteraceae bacterium genome, the region ACCGCTGTGGCCGCTGCTGCGGGGGCGGCATGCCTGACCGTCGCCTTGGTCGATCCCTCGGAGCCTGGCCGGTATCCCACGTGTCCATTCCTGGCGCTGACCGGACGGTGGTGCCCCGGATGCGGGTCCCTCCGCGGCATGCACCACCTGCTGCGCGGTGACGTCGTTGCCGCGTTGACCTTCAACGCGTTGCTGGTCGCCGCGATCCCGCTGGTGACCTGGGGATGGTTCGCCTGGGTCGTGCCCCGACTGCGTGGCCCGGCCTCCTTCCCGCTCGCCCTGCCGATGCTGGTGGTGGTCCTGACGTTCTGGCTCGCCCGCAACCTGCCGTGGTTCACCGCACTGGCACCCGCCTCCCCAGCCGGCCCGGCACCCGGCTGAGTCCCTGCCCGGCAACAACGAGCTCTCCCCCGGGACCGACCGTGTGAGACTGACCCCACTGGCCTCGCCCGGAAGCAGATCGTCACGTCGCAAGGGTGGCAAGGCGGGCGCGGCATGGCCACTGCCGGGATCGTGCTCGGGTGGGTCGGCGTGGGATTCCTGCTGCTCGCCATGGTCATCGGGTTCATCGGGGTCATGGCTGGTGGGTGAGTCCCGGGCAACCTCGGGCCCCCGCTGTTTGTGGCCCTCGGTGGCGACTAGAATCAGCACGCCACCGACCCGAAGGCCTTGGCGTGACCACCATCATCCCGCCGGACGCGACCCGTCTCACGGTCGTCGGCGCCCCCCAGATCGCCGAACGCAAGCCACGCTGGCTGAAGCAGCAGGTGCCGCTGGCCGGACCGAACTACCGCGACATCAAGTCCCGCATGCGCGGGCAGGGCCTGCACACCGTATGCGAGGAGGCCTCGTGCCCCAACATCCACCAGTGCTGGGAGGACCGGGAGGCGACGTTCCTGATCGGCGGGGACACCTGCACGCGCCGGTGCGGCTTCTGCGACATCGCCACCGGCAGGCCCGCCGGCTACGACACCGACGAGCCCCGGCGCCTCGGCGGGACGGTCGCCGCCATGGGGCTGCACTTCGCGGTCGTCACGGGGGTGTCCCGCGACGACCTGCCCGACCGGGGCGCCTGGCTGTACGCCGAGACGTGCCGCCAGATACGCGCCCAGGTACCGGGCTGCGGCGTCGAGCTGCTGACCGACGACTTCCACGGCCGCGGCGAGCACCTACGCACCGTGACCGACGCGGCGCCCGACGTGTTCGCCCACAACCTCGAGACGGTGCGCCGCCTGATCCGCCACGTGCGCCCGGCCTTTCGCTACGACCGCAGCCTGGCGGTCCTGGAGCGTGCCCGCGACTGGTTGCCGTCGGACTGCGCCACCAAGTCCAACCTCATCCTCGGCTTCGGCGAGACCGAGGACGAGGTCGTGGAGGCGATGCGCGACCTGCGCGGCGTGGGGGTGGACATCCTCACCATCGGCCAGTACCTGCAGCCCAACCACCACCACATCGCCCTGCAGCGCTACGTCGATCCCGCCGAGTTCGAGCGCTACACGACGGTCGGGCGCGAGCTGGGCTTCCGCCACGTCGCCTCGGGCCCGCTCGTGCGCTCGTCCTACCGGGCCGGCCGCCAGGCCGCCGACGCGGGCGTGTGGCAGCGTCCCGCCATTGCCTGATCGCACAGGCACGCCGGGCGTCGCGCGGCCCGCCACTCGGTAGGCTGCAGGGCGCCCCTCAACCCGAGAAGTCGTGATCCCATGAGTCACCTGTTGTTGCGCATCCCGGCCCTGCTCGCCCAGGCTGCCGACAATGGCCCCACCCCGTACGTGAACAACTGCATCATCGCCAGACCCCTGGCGGACGAGGCCGAGCAGGCCACCGCGGTGACGCAGTCCTATCCGATCCGCAACGCCGTCTACGACCTCACCAACCACTGCGGCCTGGCCGAGTTCGGCGGCCAGCTCCTGCCCACCGCGCTGCGGATGGTGGTCATCCTCCTCGTCGCCTTCGCC harbors:
- a CDS encoding DUF2752 domain-containing protein, yielding MSLVRVSPSTRLARWLPPTAVAAAAGAACLTVALVDPSEPGRYPTCPFLALTGRWCPGCGSLRGMHHLLRGDVVAALTFNALLVAAIPLVTWGWFAWVVPRLRGPASFPLALPMLVVVLTFWLARNLPWFTALAPASPAGPAPG
- the lipA gene encoding lipoyl synthase, with the translated sequence MTTIIPPDATRLTVVGAPQIAERKPRWLKQQVPLAGPNYRDIKSRMRGQGLHTVCEEASCPNIHQCWEDREATFLIGGDTCTRRCGFCDIATGRPAGYDTDEPRRLGGTVAAMGLHFAVVTGVSRDDLPDRGAWLYAETCRQIRAQVPGCGVELLTDDFHGRGEHLRTVTDAAPDVFAHNLETVRRLIRHVRPAFRYDRSLAVLERARDWLPSDCATKSNLILGFGETEDEVVEAMRDLRGVGVDILTIGQYLQPNHHHIALQRYVDPAEFERYTTVGRELGFRHVASGPLVRSSYRAGRQAADAGVWQRPAIA